ATAAATCCCAATGCGATCGCCCTTTTTCGCTCCCAATTGCTTCAGCACATTGGCAAACTGGCACACTTCCCGATGTAATTGAGCATAAGTTAGTGTACGGGAATCTCCTGGTTCTCCTTCCCAAATCAGCGCCGCCTTATTTTTACGCCAAGTAGTCAGGTGTCGATCCAGACAATTATAAGAAATGTTAATTTTACCACCGACAAACCATTTAGCAAAAGGAGGTTGCCAATCTAGCACCGTGTCCCATTTTTGGAACCATTCTAATTCAGTTTCCGCTAATCCCGCCCAAAATTGCTGCGGATTGGCTTTGGCTTGCTCATAGAGGCGCTGATAGTCTGCCAAGCTTTTGATTTGGGCATTCTGGGCAAATTCCCTTGTGGGAGGGAACGAGCGCTTCTCTTGTAGGATTGATTCGATGGTTGGCTGAGACATAATTCACCTTTCTCTGTAATCGCGTTGTAACTGAGAACTATTTTATACGCAAAGTTATGCTGAATTGCTTTGAGTTTCGTTAAGAGATACAGTATTCTAGGCATAAGCACTTCCACAACGAACCGATATGGTGTAGCAATTAGCCCAAAATTCTTGAGGGGGCTAAAGCAACAATCGTTGTCATACCCAGAATAGAATAGAATATACAATCTATGGTGTGTTGTTTTTTTTAACAGAGACATTTACCAGATCAGTTAGTTGTAAATTATTCAACCAAGCGTTAGTTATTGAAAGTAGGGCATCGTTTGCAAGCACAAGAGATTAAGGAGCAGTTAAAATCCCTCATCGAGCAAGCTTCCTCGATAGACCCTAACTTGTCTAAAAAATTAGATGAAATTAATCGTTGGGTAAAAAATACTAGGCCAGGTTCTTTGACTGCTAAACCCTTTGTCCTCGCCTTTCTCCTAGAAGTAATTACAGATTCTACCATTTGGCTGATGATTAAATCATCATCTTCGGAAGCAGAACAAAAAGCTAAGTTCGATCAGATGACCCCAAATGAGAAATATTGGTATAGCTATCTTTTTCCCAGATGGATAAATGCAAACGACTCCAAATTTTACATTTGGAAACAAAAACTCATGGCAGGGGAATTTAATCAGGGAGATGATGATATCATTAAAGCTATAGCCCAAGATATCGTGCAGCGTGAAGGTAGTGTGTGGAAGCGTTATATTGCCGACCTTTCGATGGCAACAGATTTGATTGTTAGTAGTCGTCAGCACAAACCACTATGTATTCAAGTTACCAGCGTGTCCGAAGAGTTTAATCATCAAAAGTATCATTTTTGGCAAAATACATTGCATTCATGGGAGATAGAGAGAGGAATATTTTTAAGTTACAATCCCAAAGATGCGAATTTCATTAAGCAGTTAGTCAATATAGCACTGCACAATAGTGACTATCTTTCTGGTGGAAAGTATTTGAAATTTGATTGATGCTCTCAACAGTTCAATACTTCAATATTTGTGTTTGTCCCCCTACATACTCATCAGATCATCACAGCTTTTATGGCTAACTTACAAGAAACTCAAAGCTACGAAACTTCTGTGGAAGAATTTGCTCAAGCTTTAACAACAGCCCGCAGAATGCAGCATGACTGGCTAACTTACGGGGTAGATTATGTTCATTTTTATGTTGAAGATGCAGATAGTAATTGGTTAGAAAGTTGGGGAGATGATGAAATTTTAGCTAATAAGTTATTAGATGCTATTAAGGAGTTTTTAGTCAGCAGTGATGATGTAGCTATCAGAGTCAGGCAAAATTTAGGAGAGCGTTCTCTGTTTGATTTAGCAGTAAATCTAGAAGTATGTTGGAGAATTGGTGAAATAAATGACAGGTTATGTCTGGTGAGAAATCTATTGGCTGGTGAGGACAATGTTGATTTAAATAATGGGGAATTATTAAATTTAGCAGAGAGTCTGTTGGGAAAATTGGCAGAGTTTTCTGAGTAAGTAGTGAAAGTTAGTAGTGAGGACTTCAGTCCTCTCTATATTTTTTAACGTTAGCGTAGCGCATACCCCCAAGAACGTCAAGGAAGCTGAGAGAACAAGGAAGCATCTCATTTTTTCACTGAGTTTCATGAAACCTCACCCCAACCCTCTCCTTAGTAAGGAGAGGGAGCAGGAATAGGAATCTATTATATGAGTTCTACAATAAATTTATTAAATTACTATTTTTACGACGTTTGCCGCCATGATATGAATAGATAGCCATTTTAAAAGCTGTATTTCCATGTCTAAAGATTTGTTAAAGTCCTTTCAAGAAGCCTACCGCAACTTAGAATTGCTTCCTTTGTCCCAGGAAAAAGATTTAAGAGATTTCCGGGTTGATTATGGTGGGGATACTATTGATGAATTAGAACAGCTAGTGGAAGATAGCCCTAGCAGTGATGGCAAAATTATTTTTACCGGACATCGGGGTTGTGGTAAGTCAACTTTGCTGGCGGAATTTAGCCGTAACATTCACGATAGATATTTTGTGGTGTTTTTCTCCATTGCTGACACTATCGAAATGTCTGATGTGAATCACATCAACATTCTGTTTGCTATCGGCCTTAATTTAATGCTAGAGGCAGAAGCACGTAAAGTCAATATTCCCCAATCTACAAAAGATGCTTTAGAAAAATGGTTTGCTACCCGCACTCGCACTGAAGCTAATAGCATCCAAGCTGAAGCAACTAGCGACAACAGTATATTAAAAATACTTAGCACTAAATTAAAAGTAGATTCGACAATTCGCTACGAAATTAAACAGGAATTTGAACGCAAAATATCTGAATTAGTTGCCCAGTTAAATATTATCGCTGCATCGATTCAAGCAGCATATAAAAAAGATGTCTTAGTGATTATCGATGATTTAGATAAACTTGACTTGAGTGTTGTTAATAATATTTACAAGGATAACATTAAAGCCCTGTGTTTACCAGGATTTCGGATTATCTACACAATTCCGATTGCGGCACTGCGAGAAACTGCACTCAAGCCAATTATTGAAAATGAAACGAATGACCAAGTTGTGGTTATGCCTGTTTTAAAGTTATTTGCTAAAGGTGATAGTCGCCAGCCAGATGCCCAACCACGTCAAGAAACGTTTGATATTCTCTGTGAAATTCTACAAAAACGTATTCCCTCAGAGTTAATTGAACCGGAAATAGCCAAAAATATTGCTTTAAATAGTGGTGGTGTACTGCGGGAATTAATTCGGATTGCTAACGAATGTTGCCGAATTTGTTTGCGGTTAATTCGTCGCCAATCAAACGAAACTGTGGTGATTAATGCAGATATTTTAGATCAAGCCATTAATAAAATCCGCAACGACTTTTCTTTACCTTTGGGTAGTGCAGAATATCAAATATTGCAAAATACTTATCAAAATTTTAAACCTGAAGACCCCAAAGAACAAGAATTTCTCGATTTATTACATGGTTTGTACGTTCTGGAATATCGCAATAGTAAAAACTGGTATGACGTACATCCCATAGTGGTGGAATTGTTGCGCGATGAGGGTTTGATATAATGACAAATCCAGCATCAAATAATCTAGATGAGCAAAATCAGGATGCTTACGATGATTTAATTGTCTCCATTGAAGCTGGTGTGGGACGATTAAATTTATTAATTGCAGTTTGCGATTATGAAAATTATCGTCAAGAAATTATTTCTCGTTATCAAGCGGAATTACAACCAGATATCCGTTGCTATCATGTCACCTTAGCACGAAATGAACCCAGTTTAAAAGCTGCAATTCAGCAATTAGTTGAAAGCGAAGAATATTTACAGCAACATCAACCCGCAGTGATTACAGTTACGGGTGTAGAACAACTTTATTTTTTGAGGCTAGGCGAGTCACAATCTGAACAAGAAAAGTTTTTTGGTTATTTGCAATGGACAAGGGAAGCACTGCGAGAATTTCCCTTTGCAATTGTCCTTTGGGTAACAAATCAAGTTTTAGTTAACTTAATTAAAAAAGCCCCCGATTTTTGGAGTTGGCGCAATGGTGTATTTCATTTTATTTGCAAACCTAAAAATATTGTTCATATTCAAGACTTTGAACAAATTAGGAATATATTAGAAAATGGTGAGTTATCAAATTTAGATGATAGTAAATATTCGGGTTTACCAATAGCCGATTTGGAAAGATTAGTTGAGCAATTAGAACAGCAAGATAATCACAAAGACCCAAAACTACTCATTAGTTTATATTCGCAGTTAGGTAAAATTTATAGAAGAAGAGTAGAAAAAGGAGAAGCACAAGATTATCAACAAGAAGAGAATCTAGCTATTAAATATTATGTACAAGCGATTAATTTGCAAACAGAATTCGGTTTAGAAACCGACTTAGCCACTAGCCTCAACAACTTGG
The window above is part of the Nodularia spumigena CCY9414 genome. Proteins encoded here:
- a CDS encoding ATP-binding protein, with protein sequence MSKDLLKSFQEAYRNLELLPLSQEKDLRDFRVDYGGDTIDELEQLVEDSPSSDGKIIFTGHRGCGKSTLLAEFSRNIHDRYFVVFFSIADTIEMSDVNHINILFAIGLNLMLEAEARKVNIPQSTKDALEKWFATRTRTEANSIQAEATSDNSILKILSTKLKVDSTIRYEIKQEFERKISELVAQLNIIAASIQAAYKKDVLVIIDDLDKLDLSVVNNIYKDNIKALCLPGFRIIYTIPIAALRETALKPIIENETNDQVVVMPVLKLFAKGDSRQPDAQPRQETFDILCEILQKRIPSELIEPEIAKNIALNSGGVLRELIRIANECCRICLRLIRRQSNETVVINADILDQAINKIRNDFSLPLGSAEYQILQNTYQNFKPEDPKEQEFLDLLHGLYVLEYRNSKNWYDVHPIVVELLRDEGLI
- a CDS encoding tetratricopeptide repeat protein, which encodes MTNPASNNLDEQNQDAYDDLIVSIEAGVGRLNLLIAVCDYENYRQEIISRYQAELQPDIRCYHVTLARNEPSLKAAIQQLVESEEYLQQHQPAVITVTGVEQLYFLRLGESQSEQEKFFGYLQWTREALREFPFAIVLWVTNQVLVNLIKKAPDFWSWRNGVFHFICKPKNIVHIQDFEQIRNILENGELSNLDDSKYSGLPIADLERLVEQLEQQDNHKDPKLLISLYSQLGKIYRRRVEKGEAQDYQQEENLAIKYYVQAINLQTEFGLETDLATSLNNLAGLYNSQGRYDQAEPLYLQALELYKRLLGDNHPDVAMSLNNLAGLYNSQGRYDEAEPLYLQALELRKRLLGDNHPHVATSLNNLALLYYSQGQYDQAEPLYLQALELRKRLLGDNHPDVATSLNNLALLYYSQGRYDQAEPLYLQAFKIRQQVLGVDHPKTVTVRQNLAHLRANLSDSPQSENFDSNHI